In one window of Chloroflexota bacterium DNA:
- a CDS encoding formylglycine-generating enzyme family protein has protein sequence MEQQPPAVIIAQDGKEMIYIPAGEFFKGEEKKPVYVEAFYIDKYPVTNAEYKRFVDATGYPPPLHWRRGNIPEGKENHPVVQVNWDDAAAYAKWAGKRLPTEEEWEKAARGTDGRIYPWGDEWDKSRANTCETRIFDTTPVGKFSPQGDSPYGVADMAGNVWEWTFGPGGRVLQPMRGGSWDTTHDNARCFSRLPYTPRRRNDYTSFRCVISASEVSAISISQRQTTLSESS, from the coding sequence ATGGAGCAACAACCCCCTGCAGTGATTATCGCACAAGACGGCAAGGAAATGATCTATATTCCCGCAGGCGAGTTCTTCAAGGGCGAAGAGAAAAAACCCGTTTACGTCGAGGCTTTTTACATAGACAAATACCCCGTGACCAACGCGGAGTACAAACGATTCGTGGATGCCACCGGTTATCCCCCACCTTTGCACTGGCGGCGCGGCAACATCCCCGAAGGCAAGGAAAACCACCCCGTTGTGCAAGTCAATTGGGACGATGCAGCCGCCTATGCCAAATGGGCTGGCAAGAGATTACCCACCGAAGAGGAGTGGGAAAAGGCAGCGCGGGGTACGGATGGACGGATTTATCCATGGGGCGATGAATGGGACAAATCCCGCGCTAACACGTGCGAAACGCGCATCTTTGATACGACACCGGTAGGAAAATTCTCGCCCCAGGGTGACAGCCCCTACGGTGTGGCCGATATGGCTGGGAATGTCTGGGAATGGACATTTGGACCCGGCGGACGTGTCCTTCAACCCATGCGTGGTGGTTCTTGGGATACCACGCATGATAATGCCCGTTGCTTCTCACGACTGCCTTATACGCCTCGCCGCCGTAACGATTACACTAGCTTCCGCTGCGTCATCAGCGCCAGCGAAGTGTCCGCTATCAGCATTAGCCAGAGGCAGACTACGCTGTCAGAGTCATCCTGA
- a CDS encoding NTP transferase domain-containing protein, whose protein sequence is MKRAIILAQGIGSKVWPFNTTRPKAALPIGGAPLLRQQIRSLVAEGITSIAVVTNSRFEAQLRHLVSGKGKQPVGAAGLGCPDDGMPQPNVEILVFDPPQGTAPALLQALKSIEDEQVLVLYGDVLLDPATLPRLISAYKEGQDTTLALAAPLHRLENQTIYLAVRVREGLVEEVIAHPRHSITHRLAGAFILHRKVVLPYLEAHPGYVTAIPSGGMPPQNEADLAQTIQMMVEDGLPVRVVEPAAFALDIDRPWDILAANYIWLGFLSQSLSADVIHPSARISEKAEIKGHLLLGENAVIGPGTVIEGNAWIDQDAMVTNGAIIGSNTYVGPHTQVKDYALIGEHTSIGPRCKIGFCAEIHGVLLGRSTIMHQCELWGVLGEAVDIGAGTVFGTLRFDDQPQPHKVKSRWETPPYASCASFIGDFCRTGVSTIFMPGSKVGAYSAIGPGVVVSGDIPENSLLLLKQEVERKEWGPEKYGW, encoded by the coding sequence ACTGCGCCAGCAGATTCGTAGCCTCGTGGCTGAGGGCATTACCTCTATCGCTGTCGTAACGAACTCGCGCTTCGAGGCGCAACTTAGGCATCTTGTATCGGGCAAAGGCAAGCAACCTGTTGGCGCTGCGGGATTGGGATGTCCTGATGACGGGATGCCACAGCCTAACGTCGAGATCTTGGTTTTCGATCCACCACAGGGCACAGCTCCTGCTTTGCTTCAAGCATTGAAAAGCATAGAAGACGAGCAGGTCCTTGTTCTATATGGCGATGTACTCTTGGATCCAGCAACTTTACCCAGGCTGATTTCTGCCTATAAAGAAGGCCAGGACACCACCCTCGCCTTGGCTGCACCGCTGCACAGGTTGGAAAACCAAACCATATACTTAGCTGTACGCGTGCGAGAGGGCTTGGTGGAGGAGGTGATTGCTCATCCTCGTCATAGCATTACCCACCGGCTAGCTGGGGCTTTTATTCTCCACCGCAAAGTCGTCCTACCTTACTTAGAAGCCCACCCGGGCTACGTAACTGCTATTCCCTCTGGCGGCATGCCTCCTCAAAATGAAGCCGACCTAGCACAGACCATCCAGATGATGGTCGAGGATGGCCTTCCCGTGCGAGTGGTCGAACCTGCTGCCTTTGCTCTGGATATAGATAGACCTTGGGACATCCTTGCCGCCAATTACATCTGGCTTGGATTCTTGAGCCAATCCTTATCCGCTGATGTCATTCACCCATCCGCACGCATTTCTGAAAAGGCAGAGATAAAAGGGCATCTGTTACTGGGCGAGAATGCCGTCATTGGTCCGGGAACGGTGATCGAGGGAAACGCTTGGATTGACCAAGACGCTATGGTCACCAATGGGGCGATCATCGGATCAAACACCTATGTTGGTCCGCACACTCAAGTAAAGGATTACGCGCTGATAGGCGAACATACCAGTATAGGCCCGCGCTGCAAAATCGGCTTTTGCGCTGAAATCCACGGCGTTTTGTTGGGGCGCAGTACGATCATGCACCAATGCGAGCTATGGGGAGTATTGGGTGAAGCGGTGGACATTGGTGCAGGCACGGTGTTCGGTACGCTGCGCTTTGACGATCAGCCCCAGCCGCACAAGGTGAAAAGTCGTTGGGAGACTCCACCCTATGCTTCCTGTGCCTCGTTCATTGGCGACTTTTGCCGCACTGGGGTGAGTACGATTTTCATGCCTGGCTCCAAAGTGGGGGCTTATTCGGCCATTGGTCCTGGTGTGGTCGTCAGTGGGGATATCCCTGAAAACAGCCTGCTCCTGCTCAAGCAAGAAGTGGAACGCAAGGAGTGGGGGCCTGAGAAATACGGGTGGTAA
- a CDS encoding PTS lactose/cellobiose transporter subunit IIA: protein MSEQTCGTDWEQTLCTLILYGGDARCAAKEAADYAAENDWKQAEEALKRANEAQLAAHKMQAEILHREARGEQIPFSILLVHALDLLLLAWAEIDYAEQFIKLHKRIAELERRSRDDPRP from the coding sequence ATGTCTGAGCAAACGTGCGGGACCGATTGGGAACAAACTCTGTGTACCCTTATTCTCTATGGGGGTGATGCACGCTGCGCTGCCAAAGAGGCAGCCGACTATGCCGCCGAAAACGATTGGAAGCAGGCAGAGGAGGCTTTGAAAAGGGCGAATGAAGCGCAACTGGCAGCGCACAAGATGCAAGCAGAAATACTACACCGTGAAGCACGCGGAGAACAGATTCCCTTTTCTATCCTGCTGGTACATGCACTGGACCTGCTGCTCTTGGCTTGGGCAGAGATTGATTATGCCGAGCAATTCATCAAACTGCACAAGCGTATTGCCGAATTAGAAAGGAGATCAAGAGATGATCCGCGT